Proteins encoded by one window of Hylaeus volcanicus isolate JK05 chromosome 7, UHH_iyHylVolc1.0_haploid, whole genome shotgun sequence:
- the LOC128879283 gene encoding hemicentin-2-like gives MKGMLLLMSVMARFVAAEVFLGNVDEPIPVLDAVAVSGFEAQIPCNIDPPTRDEVVSMVFWYKGERNGEPIYSVDARGRSIGQAKLWSDPYVFGERANMRTDVEPAKLVIKPLNKTDAGVYRCRVDYRNSPTRNHKVNLTVIVPPNKPVIYTGDDRSLAMIQQPFNEGSKLSLLCAVEGGSPPPKVTWHFEGKMLDDTYSLEHGVTINRLDISNVTREYLRDNLTCRATNTHLVSALTSEITLNINLKPLVVNIINKRAHLSALRTYEIECISSGSRPKAVITWWKGSHHVKDMARNFLDDPNVTRSILSYVPTVQDDGKNLTCRAENTVVPDSALEDRWHLLVHYSPIVTIKLGSSLRANDINEGDDVYFECDVQANPKAYKMAWLKDGKKLHQNATAGILLPSGQSLVLQSVTRNSAGEYSCMAANIEGKTTSKPVTLTIMYAPICKDGSFTQVVGALKHETISLVCEVQSKPPPTTFHWTFNNSGDLMNVPANRFTQVKSLSLTTSHWHGPRLNYTPENDMDYGTVACWAENRIGVQKTPCLFQIIVAGKPYPLQNCTALQSTGPYAYRMGHEDFKATDSRDADWLIVKCSEGFDGGLPLTNYEIEVYSEENVRHVNTIPLNHTERSSSSGPVFEVPGLEPGRNYRLNLYAVNAKGRSDAVVLEPVTLKGVAMYTTGLGTTEENTDYSLLVACFAGGVTAMFIVILGITLTLYRRNQPIQTVVQYGQKDDRVVIAPFSKDSGSESKEQISADMLDDDPDVIPNKMDKRPDIFEPNCGTVRMGRTNDFGHLEDLDYPSPSSVLHTWIYPNGYVEKVGKSLSPMRPSTLPVHRALDIYTRSPRVQESCI, from the exons TTCCTGTATTAGACGCGGTGGCCGTGTCTGGCTTCGAGGCTCAAATACCTTGCAACATTGATCCACCGACTAGAGACGAGGTGGTGAGCATGGTTTTTTGGTACAAAGGCGAAAGGAATGGCGAACCAATATACAGCGTGGACGCTCGCGGCAGATCGATAGGTCAGGCAAAGCTTTGGTCAGATCCATACGTATTCGGTGAAAGGGCAAATATGAGGACGGACGTGGAACCTGCGAAATTGGTGATCAAACCCTTGAACAAGACTGACGCGGGAGTGTACAGATGCAGGGTGGATTACAGGAATAGTCCAACGAGAAATCACAAGGTCAACCTTACGGTGATAG TGCCACCGAACAAGCCGGTGATTTACACCGGCGACGATAGAAGTTTGGCTATGATACAGCAACCCTTCAACGAAGGCAGCAAGTTGTCGTTATTGTGCGCGGTAGAGGGAGGTTCGCCACCACCGAAGGTCACGTGGCATTTCGAGGGGAAAATGTTGGACGACACGTACTCACTGGAGCATGGTGTCACTATAAATCGATTGGATATCTCGAACGTCACGAGGGAGTACCTCAGGGATAATCTGACTTGCCGCGCGACCAACACGCATCTCGTGTCAGCTCTGACTTCCGAGATCACTTTAAACATTAATT TGAAACCATTGGTAGtgaatatcataaataaaagagcACACTTGTCGGCGCTAAGGACGTACGAAATCGAGTGCATCAGTTCAGGTTCCCGGCCCAAGGCTGTGATCACCTGGTGGAAAGGTAGCCACCACGTCAAAGATATGGCCAGAAAT TTTCTAGATGATCCGAACGTTACTAGAAGCATATTGAGTTACGTGCCGACCGTGCAGGACGATGGAAAGAACCTGACTTGCCGAGCCGAGAATACAGTTGTACCTGATAGCGCGTTAGAAGACAGATGGCATCTACTGGTTCATT ATTCGCCAATAGTGACAATCAAGCTAGGCTCGAGTCTCCGAGCAAACGACATAAACGAAGGCGACGACGTCTATTTCGAATGCGACGTTCAAGCGAATCCAAAGGCGTACAAGATGGCATGGCTCAAAGATGGCAAAAAATTGCATCAGAACGCGACAGCTGGAATTTTACTCCCCAGCGGCCAATCTCTGGTTTTGCAAAGCGTGACTAGAAATTCCGCCGGTGAATATTCCTGCATGGCGGCCAATATCGAAGGGAAAACCACCAGCAAACCAGTGACGCTCACGATAATGT ACGCACCGATCTGCAAGGACGGTTCTTTCACCCAAGTGGTCGGCGCCCTGAAGCACGAGACGATTTCGCTGGTATGCGAAGTGCAATCGAAACCGCCGCCGACGACTTTCCATTGGACCTTCAACAATTCCGGGGATCTGATGAACGTGCCGGCCAATCGATTCACGCAGGTCAAATCCCTGAGCCTAACCACCAGCCACTGGCACGGGCCCAGGCTGAATTACACACCGGAAAACGACATGGACTACGGGACGGTCGCCTGCTGGGCGGAAAACCGTATAGGGGTGCAAAAGACGCCCTGTCTATTCCAGATCATCGTGGCAGGGAAACCCTATCCCCTGCAGAATTGCACGGCGCTCCAGTCGACTGGACCCTACGCGTATCGAATGG GCCACGAGGATTTTAAAGCCACCGACTCGAGAGACGCGGACTGGTTGATCGTCAAATGCTCTGAGGGATTTGACGGCGGTTTGCCATTGACTAATTACGAAATCGAGGTCTACAGCGAGGAGAACGTTCGCCATGTCAATACCATTCCCCTGAACCACACAGAGAGATCCAGTTCGTCAGGTCCAGTTTTCGAGGTTCCTGGTTTAGAGCCTGGCCGTAACTACAGGCTTAATCTTTACGCTGTCAACGCCAAAGGACGAAGCGACGCCGTAGTCCTCGAGCCGGTCACCCTCAAAGGAGTCGCGATGTACACCACCG GTCTCGGAACTACCGAAGAGAACACGGACTACAGCCTTCTGGTCGCTTGTTTCGCTGGAGGGGTAACGGCCATGTTCATCGTGATCCTCGGGATAACTTTGACCTTGTATCGTCGCAACCAACCGATACAGACGGTCGTGCAGTACGGGCAGAAAGACGATCGGGTGGTGATCGCGCCGTTCAGCAAGGACTCCGGGTCCGAATCCAAGGAGCAAATATCAGCCGACATGCTCGACGACGATCCCGACGTGATTCCAAACAAGATGGACAAGCGACCGGACATCTTCGAGCCGAACTGCGGGACCGTCAGAATGGGAAGGACGAACGACTTCGGTCATCTGGAGGACCTCGATTATCCGTCGCCGTCGTCGGTTTTACACACCTGGATCTATCCGAACGGTTACGTGGAGAAAGTGGGAAAAAGTCTGAGCCCGATGCGACCGAGCACGCTTCCGGTTCATCGCGCCCTTGATATTTACACGAGAAGTCCCCGCGTCCAGGAAAGTTGTATATAG